A single Lysinibacter sp. HNR DNA region contains:
- a CDS encoding isocitrate lyase/phosphoenolpyruvate mutase family protein, with translation MSTPEKAITLRKLYEDPRILRVVNVWDVISAQNISRLPDTHALATAGHSIASSHGYQDGQIPRDLMLSIVERIVQSTDLPVTADLDDGYGDVGETVRRAIDVGIVGANIEDRLRPLADAVANVSSAVAAGEAAGVDFVLNARTDAFPLGGDRPLDTIIADAIERGRAYLDAGATAIFVPGPVTPEIAERLVNGLGERKLSVIGLPGMPEAAAYEAIGVARISYGPFPQRVALRALNDLAAAIYAHGGVPEDTPALN, from the coding sequence ATGAGCACCCCTGAAAAAGCCATTACCCTGCGAAAACTGTATGAAGATCCCCGTATCTTACGCGTTGTTAACGTGTGGGATGTGATCAGCGCCCAGAACATCTCCCGCCTGCCCGATACCCACGCGCTCGCCACCGCGGGACACTCAATCGCCTCTAGCCACGGGTATCAAGACGGCCAGATTCCCCGTGACCTCATGCTTTCCATAGTGGAACGTATCGTACAGAGCACGGATCTTCCGGTAACGGCTGACCTCGACGACGGCTACGGGGATGTGGGTGAAACCGTTCGCCGGGCAATCGATGTGGGCATCGTTGGCGCAAATATTGAGGATCGCCTCAGGCCGCTTGCCGATGCGGTGGCCAACGTGTCGAGTGCCGTTGCCGCGGGTGAGGCCGCGGGCGTTGACTTTGTCTTGAACGCTCGTACCGATGCCTTTCCCTTGGGTGGGGATCGCCCACTCGACACCATCATCGCCGACGCCATTGAACGCGGAAGGGCTTATCTCGATGCGGGAGCCACCGCCATATTCGTGCCGGGACCGGTTACACCTGAGATCGCAGAGCGTCTTGTCAACGGGCTTGGGGAGCGTAAACTCAGCGTTATCGGACTGCCGGGAATGCCCGAGGCCGCAGCATACGAGGCCATCGGGGTCGCACGTATTTCATACGGGCCCTTCCCTCAACGTGTGGCGCTGCGAGCGCTCAACGACCTGGCCGCTGCAATTTATGCACACGGCGGCGTCCCCGAGGACACTCCCGCCCTGAACTAA
- a CDS encoding 2-hydroxyacid dehydrogenase, with the protein MTATQLVVSLPGTELHDLLVRDGLPEGVTLIRWDLDGPAPTDHIDIVVPPYMTSVTRLAHLEGVTTRLVQKQSIGYDGAADYLPPGNTLANAASVHESATAELTLALILAMQRGLPDFIRGAKRGAWDQTQRDGLADHRVIIVGYGGVGKAIEARLRPFEVSITRVAHSARETPAGRIHAVEDLPALLPDADIVVLALPLTPQSEGLVDDTFLGLMPKKALLVNIARGPIVDTAALVRHLDSGHIRAALDVTDPEPLPAGHPLWETPNTLITPHVGGRTAAMMPRFVALLQEQIRRLQSGQEPINVVISGSSGKR; encoded by the coding sequence ATGACCGCCACACAGCTTGTTGTTAGTCTTCCCGGAACCGAGTTGCACGATCTGCTCGTGCGCGATGGGCTCCCCGAGGGGGTTACCCTCATTCGCTGGGATCTTGACGGACCCGCACCCACAGACCACATCGACATCGTGGTTCCCCCCTACATGACCTCGGTCACAAGGCTTGCCCACCTCGAAGGGGTCACAACCCGCCTGGTTCAGAAACAATCGATCGGTTACGACGGGGCTGCAGATTACCTTCCACCCGGCAATACTCTCGCCAACGCCGCCTCAGTACACGAATCCGCCACCGCCGAACTCACCCTCGCCCTCATCCTGGCCATGCAGCGCGGGCTCCCCGACTTTATCCGGGGCGCGAAGCGTGGAGCATGGGATCAGACACAGCGAGACGGCCTTGCGGATCACCGTGTGATAATCGTCGGGTACGGCGGGGTGGGGAAAGCAATCGAGGCCAGACTCCGCCCTTTCGAGGTGAGTATCACGAGGGTCGCCCATTCGGCCCGAGAGACCCCTGCTGGGCGTATCCACGCCGTTGAGGATCTTCCCGCGCTGCTTCCCGACGCAGATATCGTAGTACTTGCGCTTCCGCTCACACCGCAGAGCGAGGGGCTTGTTGACGACACCTTTCTCGGCCTCATGCCGAAAAAGGCTCTCCTCGTAAACATTGCCCGGGGCCCCATTGTGGACACCGCGGCGCTGGTAAGGCACCTAGACTCGGGGCATATCCGCGCGGCTCTCGACGTGACCGATCCCGAGCCGCTGCCCGCAGGACACCCTCTCTGGGAAACCCCCAATACTCTCATCACACCGCACGTGGGTGGGCGAACAGCCGCCATGATGCCTCGCTTCGTGGCGCTGCTTCAGGAACAAATCCGCCGACTGCAGAGCGGCCAGGAACCGATCAACGTGGTTATTTCCGGGTCTTCAGGAAAGCGCTAA
- a CDS encoding sugar phosphate isomerase/epimerase — protein sequence MSVRERIAAAPISWGVCEVPGWGYQLDPSIVFQQMRQLGITATEFGPEGFLPTDPHERATVLESAGLRAVGGFVPIVFHRKDHDPLPQIIAELEAHAAAGASTIVYAAVTGTEGYEQRSALGNGERDTLVANIERARVAAVSRGIMPVLHPHVGTVIESSVEIEEVLSRSSIGLCFDTGHLLIGGTDPRAFVSRYADRVVHAHLKDVRNDMAERVRRGEISYHDAVKRGMYCALGEGDAGIADIVRLLEEAGYSGWYVMEQDTVLTDKTQADTALGNVRKSLEFLRHHTE from the coding sequence ATGAGCGTTCGAGAGAGGATAGCGGCCGCGCCAATTTCGTGGGGCGTGTGTGAGGTTCCCGGGTGGGGGTATCAATTGGACCCAAGCATCGTCTTTCAGCAGATGCGGCAATTGGGTATCACCGCCACCGAGTTTGGGCCGGAAGGTTTTTTACCTACCGATCCACACGAAAGAGCGACTGTGCTTGAGTCCGCGGGGCTCCGCGCGGTGGGCGGTTTTGTCCCGATTGTGTTCCACCGGAAAGATCACGATCCGCTGCCGCAGATTATCGCAGAGCTTGAGGCGCACGCGGCGGCTGGAGCGTCCACCATTGTGTATGCGGCGGTGACGGGAACAGAAGGGTATGAACAGCGTTCCGCACTGGGCAATGGGGAGCGAGACACCCTCGTGGCAAACATTGAACGTGCCCGGGTTGCTGCGGTGAGTCGGGGGATTATGCCCGTGCTGCATCCGCACGTGGGTACCGTTATCGAGAGCTCCGTGGAAATCGAGGAGGTGCTCAGCCGATCCTCAATCGGTCTGTGCTTTGACACCGGGCACCTTCTGATTGGAGGGACAGATCCACGGGCTTTTGTTTCCCGATACGCTGATCGCGTGGTTCACGCCCATCTCAAGGATGTACGGAACGATATGGCTGAGAGGGTTCGGCGGGGAGAAATCAGCTACCACGATGCGGTAAAGCGGGGAATGTACTGCGCTCTGGGAGAGGGGGACGCTGGAATTGCGGATATTGTGCGCCTGCTTGAGGAGGCCGGTTACTCAGGCTGGTACGTGATGGAGCAGGACACCGTTCTCACCGATAAAACCCAGGCTGATACGGCCCTCGGGAATGTGCGCAAGAGCCTGGAGTTTCTGCGACATCACACGGAGTAA
- the iolG gene encoding inositol 2-dehydrogenase, which produces MTNKPPLGIGLFGCGRIGWVHAANVAASPNAELLWVCDPRIDAARELAERYGARATDNPQDVLEDPRVHATLVGSSTPTHMQLTAASVLAGKRVLCEKPLDLDLAVIDEAHASTAGGLSQVMVGFNRRFDPSFAEVHRRVQSGEIGELEQLTIVSRDPAPPPADYLAVSGGLFRDMTIHDFDMARFFLGDIVSVFATGGVLFSDDASSVGDIDTASVIVTNTAGVQCQIINSRRCSYGYDQRIEAFGSRGALRAENQRDTTVSLYTETVTAAKSPVQSFFLERYSAAFRGELAHFLSVVRDGALPEPSFADGRAALVCALAAQLSLSQGRVVRTDEIG; this is translated from the coding sequence ATGACAAATAAACCCCCGCTTGGCATTGGTCTTTTTGGATGTGGCCGTATCGGTTGGGTGCACGCCGCGAATGTGGCGGCATCCCCCAACGCGGAACTGTTGTGGGTGTGTGACCCTCGCATTGATGCGGCCCGTGAGCTTGCTGAGCGTTACGGGGCGCGGGCCACCGATAACCCGCAGGATGTTCTCGAAGACCCGCGGGTACACGCCACCCTGGTCGGCTCCTCTACACCCACACACATGCAGCTCACCGCTGCCTCCGTGCTTGCGGGTAAACGTGTGCTCTGCGAGAAGCCGCTTGACCTTGACCTGGCGGTGATAGACGAGGCGCACGCCTCGACGGCGGGCGGTCTTTCCCAGGTCATGGTGGGCTTTAACCGTCGTTTTGATCCCAGCTTTGCCGAGGTCCATCGCCGTGTGCAGAGCGGGGAGATCGGCGAGCTTGAGCAGCTCACTATCGTGAGCCGGGATCCAGCCCCGCCCCCGGCAGACTACCTTGCGGTGTCGGGGGGCCTCTTTCGCGACATGACAATCCACGATTTTGATATGGCGCGCTTTTTTCTGGGCGATATTGTTTCGGTTTTTGCCACCGGAGGCGTGCTGTTTAGCGATGATGCCTCGTCGGTGGGAGATATTGACACGGCATCCGTTATCGTGACAAACACCGCCGGCGTGCAGTGCCAGATCATCAATTCTCGACGTTGCAGCTACGGCTACGATCAGCGTATCGAGGCATTTGGGTCACGGGGTGCGCTCCGGGCCGAAAACCAACGAGATACCACCGTCTCCCTCTACACGGAGACGGTCACCGCGGCAAAAAGCCCCGTGCAGAGTTTTTTCCTGGAGCGTTACTCCGCCGCATTTCGAGGTGAGCTTGCTCATTTTCTGAGTGTGGTGCGGGATGGAGCCCTCCCGGAACCCTCGTTTGCCGACGGCCGGGCCGCTCTGGTGTGCGCGCTTGCAGCCCAGCTGAGTCTGAGCCAGGGCCGTGTCGTCCGCACCGATGAGATTGGGTGA
- a CDS encoding ATP-binding cassette domain-containing protein encodes MTAQNTATGVTNVPEQPPLVDLTNVGKRYGNIIALGGIDLQVGPGEVTCVLGDNGAGKSTLIKIIAGLHQHDEGRYRVRGEEVKFTSPRRALERGIATVYQDLAVVPLMPVWRNFFLGSEVTKGWGPFKRLDTEFMRKTAKKELLDMGIDLRDVNQPIGTLSGGERQCVAIARAVYFGAKVLILDEPTAALGVKQSGVVLRYIIQARDRGLGVIFITHNPHHAYPVGDRFLLLKRGKSIGYYRKSEVSLDALTGMMAGGAELAELVHELQAYGTDTDVVSTIQADLSAQSGSTGSSSVGSEPAEPESAESEPTRQKGV; translated from the coding sequence GTGACTGCGCAGAATACCGCAACGGGAGTAACAAACGTGCCAGAGCAGCCCCCTCTTGTTGATCTCACAAACGTGGGAAAGAGATACGGTAACATCATTGCCCTGGGTGGGATAGACCTTCAGGTAGGACCGGGGGAGGTGACCTGCGTACTCGGGGATAATGGAGCCGGTAAGTCTACGCTGATCAAGATTATTGCGGGTCTTCATCAGCATGATGAGGGAAGGTACCGGGTGCGGGGTGAAGAGGTGAAATTTACCTCTCCCCGTCGAGCCTTAGAGCGGGGTATTGCCACCGTTTATCAAGATCTTGCGGTTGTTCCTCTCATGCCGGTGTGGAGAAATTTCTTTCTGGGTTCGGAGGTGACAAAAGGGTGGGGGCCTTTTAAACGGCTTGACACCGAGTTCATGCGCAAAACCGCGAAGAAAGAACTCCTCGACATGGGAATAGACCTGCGAGACGTGAATCAGCCCATTGGAACTCTCTCCGGTGGGGAAAGGCAGTGTGTGGCCATTGCGCGCGCGGTCTATTTTGGAGCTAAAGTTCTTATCCTTGACGAACCTACGGCGGCACTCGGGGTGAAGCAATCCGGTGTGGTGCTGCGCTACATCATCCAGGCGCGTGATCGCGGACTCGGTGTCATCTTTATTACGCATAATCCCCATCACGCGTATCCCGTGGGTGATCGTTTTTTGCTGCTCAAACGGGGCAAGAGTATTGGGTACTATCGCAAGAGTGAGGTGAGTCTGGACGCTCTCACCGGCATGATGGCCGGTGGTGCCGAGCTTGCAGAACTGGTGCACGAGCTACAGGCCTACGGCACGGATACCGACGTTGTGAGCACTATTCAGGCGGATCTCTCCGCACAATCGGGTTCTACCGGTTCAAGTTCCGTTGGTTCGGAACCTGCGGAACCAGAATCCGCAGAATCAGAACCGACGCGCCAGAAGGGCGTGTAA
- a CDS encoding ABC transporter permease, with amino-acid sequence MSTTTVTTPQGDERLRTSSLLGRLFTRPEIGAFAAALVLFILFSTASPVFTQPASIATILYGASTVGIMAVGVSLLMIGGEVDLSAGVAVISSALTAALIVYWFQANIWVGVVLALVFSLSVGFINGWLLTKTKLSSFIVTLSTFFMLTGINLGVTKMITGGVASPSVEGVPGFDAAAAIFASDIPILGVNIKVTVFYWIALIVIATWILQRTRVGNWIFASGGGAEAARAVGVPVVKTKIGLYMGVGLCAWVLAMHQLFAFKTVQSGEGIGNEFLYIIAAVVGGCLMTGGYGSAIGAAIGALIYGMSLKGVVYAEWSPDWLKFFLGAMLLGATVFNLMLQRRAAKGRK; translated from the coding sequence ATGAGTACAACCACAGTGACAACGCCACAGGGTGATGAGCGGTTACGCACGTCATCGCTTCTGGGCAGGCTCTTTACTCGTCCGGAAATCGGCGCTTTTGCGGCGGCGCTTGTGCTGTTCATCCTTTTCTCCACAGCCTCCCCGGTGTTTACCCAACCTGCCTCGATTGCGACGATCCTTTACGGGGCATCCACAGTGGGGATTATGGCGGTGGGGGTTTCCCTGCTCATGATCGGCGGGGAGGTTGACCTTTCCGCGGGGGTGGCCGTGATCAGCAGTGCCCTCACCGCGGCCCTCATCGTTTACTGGTTTCAGGCAAACATCTGGGTGGGGGTTGTGCTTGCCCTGGTTTTTTCACTGAGCGTTGGCTTCATCAACGGTTGGTTGCTCACCAAAACTAAGCTGTCGAGTTTTATCGTGACCCTGTCTACGTTCTTTATGCTCACGGGTATAAACCTGGGGGTCACTAAGATGATTACGGGTGGTGTTGCCTCTCCCTCGGTCGAGGGGGTCCCCGGGTTTGACGCGGCGGCGGCAATTTTTGCCAGCGATATCCCGATCTTGGGGGTCAATATTAAGGTCACCGTTTTTTATTGGATTGCCCTGATCGTGATCGCTACGTGGATTCTGCAGCGAACGCGGGTGGGTAACTGGATCTTTGCGAGCGGTGGCGGGGCTGAAGCCGCCCGGGCCGTGGGTGTTCCCGTGGTCAAGACAAAGATTGGTTTATACATGGGGGTCGGGCTGTGCGCGTGGGTTCTTGCGATGCATCAGCTCTTTGCTTTTAAAACGGTGCAGTCGGGTGAGGGAATTGGCAACGAGTTTCTCTACATCATCGCTGCGGTTGTGGGCGGGTGTCTCATGACGGGAGGGTACGGGAGCGCTATCGGCGCCGCGATAGGAGCCCTCATCTACGGAATGTCGCTCAAGGGTGTTGTCTACGCCGAGTGGAGTCCGGACTGGCTGAAGTTCTTTTTGGGCGCGATGCTTCTTGGCGCGACCGTGTTTAACCTGATGCTTCAACGTCGGGCCGCGAAAGGACGTAAATAA
- a CDS encoding sugar ABC transporter substrate-binding protein: MSTNQRSSWKKRITLVAVTAGAMLVLAACGGPAGQSQSTVDSPPTKVALITHSAPGDTFWDIVRKGAEQAAQKDNIELHYSSDPDGSKQAQLVQQAIDRNVDGIVVTLAKTDALSDVVRDAVSAGIPVVSINSGEEDWEQLGVLAHFGQNESVAGEAVGTELNDRGAKKAVCVIHEQGNVGLESRCQGVGNTFSGDFEVIYVTGVDMPNVASTITSKLQTSPDIDYVITLGAPFAMTAIDSISDAGSSAKLATFDMNSGVVDAIQAGSIQFLVDQQPYLQGYAAVDNLWLYNTNGNILGGNKTVLTGPQIITSETADTVSEFVKNGTR, encoded by the coding sequence GTGAGCACGAACCAAAGAAGCTCCTGGAAAAAACGAATCACCCTGGTGGCTGTGACGGCGGGAGCGATGCTTGTTCTTGCCGCGTGCGGCGGACCGGCTGGCCAATCGCAGAGCACGGTTGATTCACCACCCACCAAGGTCGCGCTCATCACACACTCGGCTCCCGGAGACACCTTCTGGGACATTGTGCGCAAGGGGGCGGAACAGGCCGCTCAAAAAGATAACATTGAACTGCACTACTCATCCGACCCAGACGGTTCCAAGCAGGCCCAGCTGGTGCAGCAGGCTATCGATCGCAATGTTGACGGGATCGTGGTCACACTGGCCAAGACCGACGCCCTCTCGGACGTTGTACGAGACGCGGTCAGCGCCGGAATTCCTGTTGTCAGCATTAACTCGGGCGAGGAAGACTGGGAACAACTGGGCGTTCTTGCGCACTTTGGACAAAACGAGAGTGTTGCCGGTGAGGCGGTGGGAACCGAGCTGAATGACCGGGGCGCCAAGAAAGCCGTCTGCGTTATTCACGAGCAGGGAAACGTGGGTCTTGAGAGCCGTTGTCAGGGTGTAGGAAACACCTTCTCGGGAGACTTTGAGGTCATCTACGTCACCGGCGTTGATATGCCCAACGTGGCATCAACCATCACCTCCAAGCTTCAAACCAGTCCTGATATCGACTATGTGATCACCCTGGGGGCACCGTTTGCGATGACCGCTATCGATTCAATTTCGGATGCTGGGAGCAGTGCAAAACTTGCGACCTTCGACATGAATTCAGGTGTTGTTGATGCGATACAGGCGGGGAGCATCCAGTTCCTCGTCGACCAGCAGCCCTACCTCCAAGGTTATGCGGCCGTGGATAACCTGTGGCTGTACAACACAAACGGAAATATACTCGGCGGAAACAAAACGGTTTTGACGGGACCACAGATCATCACGAGCGAGACGGCAGACACGGTGTCCGAATTTGTCAAAAATGGAACCCGGTAG
- a CDS encoding Gfo/Idh/MocA family oxidoreductase: MAQRHDIGIGLISVGWMGKLHTRGYTAIPYHYPEFAVRPHLVIAADPEEERMNYAREVLGYREATADYHDVLNHPHVDVVSITAPNFLHREIGLAAAAAGKPFWIEKPLGRNLAETSDVAAAVRGRGLVTSVGFNYRHVPLVNYARHLVQSGQLGEITHLRSVFFNDYAAEPNAALSWRFRRELGGSGALGDLMSHAVDLVQYVVGPIVAVTALATTVIRQRPELPMGSGNHFAVIENGTVGRVENEDYAASLVRLGGDGPGGGAVGTIEASRVTVGPRCDVGFEIYGTAGALRWSFERMNELEVALGKGGAHHGFTTIRAGLEHGDYAHFQPGPGISMGYDDLKVIEAKLFMESVLAGQQLAPSVEEALSTVRVLQAAEDSATSGAWESIKATF, encoded by the coding sequence ATGGCACAGCGTCACGACATCGGAATAGGGCTCATCAGCGTTGGCTGGATGGGTAAGTTGCACACGCGAGGATACACCGCGATTCCCTACCACTACCCCGAGTTCGCGGTGCGTCCGCACCTGGTCATAGCCGCCGATCCGGAGGAAGAACGGATGAACTATGCCCGAGAGGTTCTGGGGTATCGTGAAGCTACCGCCGACTACCACGATGTGCTTAATCATCCTCACGTTGATGTCGTGTCGATTACGGCCCCTAACTTTTTGCATCGCGAAATAGGTCTGGCCGCCGCTGCTGCGGGAAAACCGTTTTGGATTGAAAAGCCGCTGGGTCGTAATCTCGCGGAGACCTCAGATGTTGCTGCCGCGGTGAGGGGCCGGGGGCTTGTCACTTCCGTCGGGTTTAACTACCGTCATGTTCCGCTGGTGAATTACGCCAGGCACCTGGTTCAGAGCGGTCAATTGGGTGAGATTACCCACCTGCGCAGCGTGTTTTTTAACGACTATGCTGCGGAACCCAATGCCGCCCTCTCGTGGCGATTTCGACGGGAGCTGGGCGGTTCCGGGGCGCTTGGAGACCTGATGTCTCACGCCGTAGACCTGGTTCAGTATGTGGTGGGGCCGATTGTTGCGGTTACCGCCCTCGCCACAACCGTTATTCGCCAGCGGCCAGAGCTACCGATGGGGAGCGGCAACCACTTTGCGGTCATCGAGAACGGCACTGTGGGTCGCGTGGAGAATGAGGATTATGCTGCGTCCCTGGTGCGTCTCGGTGGTGATGGGCCGGGTGGTGGCGCTGTGGGAACCATTGAGGCGAGTAGGGTAACGGTGGGTCCGCGCTGTGATGTGGGGTTTGAAATCTACGGCACGGCGGGCGCGCTCCGCTGGTCGTTTGAGCGGATGAATGAGCTGGAGGTCGCCCTGGGGAAGGGGGGAGCACATCACGGGTTCACAACAATCAGGGCTGGGCTGGAACACGGAGACTACGCACACTTTCAACCGGGTCCCGGTATCTCAATGGGTTACGACGACCTTAAAGTTATCGAAGCTAAGCTTTTTATGGAGTCCGTGCTCGCCGGTCAGCAGCTCGCGCCCTCGGTAGAGGAAGCATTGTCGACCGTGCGTGTCCTGCAAGCGGCAGAAGACTCGGCGACCTCGGGGGCGTGGGAGAGCATTAAAGCCACATTTTAG
- a CDS encoding GntR family transcriptional regulator: MNQPPESTRAWETVLTHIEAQLTRGELNPGDRLPGERALAAELGVGRSSVREAIRVLEALGLIRTQSGSGPSSGAIIVSLPSGGMATLMRLQVAAQGFAVKDVVNTRLILETAAVRELATRPERNLANSHELLAAMDNPHLGETEFLLLDAQYHLSLAEATGNTVLVTLMSGLRDSIERYVIEISEHITDWTATSRQLQEQHREILHAIEIGHASLADSRTSEHIRGYYDKIRPHTSPTHTNTLPIHEHPLPEGKP; encoded by the coding sequence ATGAATCAGCCCCCGGAGAGTACCAGGGCATGGGAAACAGTGCTCACCCACATTGAGGCACAGCTCACTCGGGGCGAACTCAACCCCGGTGACAGGCTTCCCGGAGAACGAGCACTGGCCGCCGAGTTAGGCGTGGGAAGATCATCCGTTCGGGAGGCCATCCGCGTTCTTGAGGCGCTCGGTCTTATTCGAACTCAGAGCGGATCAGGACCGTCCTCCGGAGCCATCATCGTCTCCCTTCCCTCCGGAGGAATGGCCACGCTCATGCGGCTACAGGTTGCTGCTCAAGGGTTTGCGGTGAAAGATGTGGTCAACACCAGGCTCATCCTGGAAACCGCAGCGGTTCGTGAGCTCGCCACACGCCCCGAACGCAATCTCGCAAACTCTCACGAACTTCTCGCCGCCATGGACAACCCTCACCTCGGTGAAACCGAGTTCCTGCTGCTCGATGCACAGTACCACCTCTCCCTAGCCGAGGCCACCGGCAACACCGTGCTCGTGACCCTCATGTCTGGGCTACGAGACTCCATCGAACGCTACGTCATCGAGATCTCGGAACACATCACCGACTGGACCGCCACCTCACGACAGCTACAGGAACAGCACCGAGAAATTCTGCACGCGATCGAAATCGGACACGCGTCGCTCGCCGATTCCCGAACATCCGAACACATCCGTGGTTACTACGACAAAATCAGACCGCATACCTCGCCCACACACACGAACACCCTGCCAATTCACGAACACCCCCTACCAGAAGGAAAGCCATGA
- a CDS encoding alpha-hydroxy acid oxidase: MIQRRFPNPRDLAPLMRFKVPELNSRKRRLDRALTINDLRNIAQRRTPKAPFDYTDGSAEGEISLTRARQAFEDVEFHPSILRNVENVTTSATVLGGEVALPFGIAPTGFTRMMHTEGEIAGASAAGAAGIPFALSTMGTSSIEDVKAANPTGRNWFQLYMWKDRDRSMALVDRAARAGYDTLLVTVDVPVAGARHRDKRNGMSIPPALTPGTVINALPRPWWWFDFLTTEPLAFASLDRWSGTVAELLDSMFDPTVDFDDLAWIRDEWPGKVVVKGVQNLEDAKKLASMGIDGITLSNHGGRQLDRAPIPFHLLPEVVREVGGDTEVHLDTGIMSGADIVAAVALGAKFTMIGRAYLYGLMAGGREGVDRTIEILRSEMVRTMKLLGVTSLEEIGPQHVTQLQRLAPRQATKPTRTKQPR; encoded by the coding sequence ATGATTCAGCGCCGATTCCCCAACCCCCGCGACCTCGCACCGCTCATGAGGTTTAAAGTACCCGAACTAAACAGCCGCAAGCGCCGTCTCGACAGAGCTCTCACCATCAACGATCTGCGCAACATCGCTCAGCGCCGCACACCCAAGGCCCCGTTTGACTACACCGACGGATCAGCGGAGGGCGAGATCTCACTCACTCGCGCCCGACAAGCGTTCGAAGACGTCGAGTTTCACCCCTCCATCCTGCGCAACGTCGAAAACGTCACCACATCCGCCACGGTGCTGGGCGGGGAGGTTGCCCTTCCCTTTGGGATCGCACCCACCGGCTTTACTCGCATGATGCACACCGAGGGCGAGATCGCGGGAGCATCCGCTGCCGGAGCTGCGGGCATCCCGTTCGCTCTCTCCACCATGGGAACCTCCTCCATTGAGGATGTGAAAGCGGCTAACCCCACCGGGCGCAACTGGTTTCAGCTCTACATGTGGAAAGACCGTGACCGCTCGATGGCGCTTGTCGATCGCGCGGCCCGCGCAGGTTACGACACCCTTCTTGTCACGGTTGACGTTCCCGTAGCGGGGGCACGTCACCGCGATAAGCGCAACGGCATGTCCATCCCGCCCGCACTCACCCCCGGAACCGTCATCAATGCACTCCCCCGTCCCTGGTGGTGGTTTGATTTTCTCACCACCGAGCCGCTCGCATTTGCGTCTCTTGATCGCTGGTCGGGAACGGTTGCCGAACTACTCGACAGCATGTTCGACCCCACCGTCGACTTTGACGACCTGGCCTGGATTCGCGATGAGTGGCCAGGAAAGGTCGTAGTCAAGGGGGTTCAAAATCTTGAGGACGCTAAAAAACTCGCATCAATGGGTATAGACGGTATCACGCTCTCAAACCACGGTGGACGCCAGCTCGACCGCGCTCCCATCCCCTTTCACCTGCTTCCCGAGGTTGTGCGTGAGGTGGGAGGCGACACCGAGGTTCACCTCGATACGGGCATTATGTCGGGTGCAGATATCGTGGCCGCAGTCGCTCTCGGCGCCAAGTTCACCATGATCGGACGCGCCTACCTCTACGGCCTCATGGCTGGCGGACGCGAGGGAGTTGACCGCACTATTGAGATCCTGCGCAGCGAAATGGTACGCACCATGAAGCTCCTCGGCGTAACAAGCCTGGAAGAGATCGGACCCCAGCACGTCACCCAGCTACAGCGTCTCGCACCGCGACAGGCGACGAAACCGACCCGCACCAAGCAGCCACGCTAG